The genomic segment ttgcaattttttttgtgCACCCCTTCGTCAATGGTCATTGTCACCTCATAACCAAAAAGTCTGGTTCTTTTGCATGTCCTAATTGAGCCTCCATCCTTTGTAAGTGTCAACTTGAacactttaaattatattttcaagctccaataatatTGGCTGCCACTATTATCAAAGCTGCAAAACCACTCCCATTTTCATCCAAAACCAGTGGGGTTTAGAAGTTTCTCATCATGGTTCACACTCTTCCCCTTTCCAAGGCGACAGGGGGTCTAGAGGTGTACACAAAATACCCAATACAATCCAATTCACACAATCCAATCCAATACAATCTGCAAAGTGTGGATATCCATATTTGTGCGAATTGAATTGGATTGAAAAAtctaaaatataatattgtacaGATTGTATGCATTTTCACTTGTAAAAGTAACTGATCCAATCTAATCcacatctatttatatatatatatttaaaaaattatatataaatattaatattttaaaaaactaatatatgatattttaaataattgtgttgttgaaaagttatgggtccgtttggtaaaatttttgtttttaaattttttaaacacaaaaatagaaatattattttatttttgtttttttatttttaaaaaataaaaatatgtttggtaactatttttgttttttgtttttaaaaacaaaaaataataaacgtgtttgataacttttatttttattttttgtttaacaatatgatgaGTTAAtttaaagaagagaaggaaaaaatgaaaactgtttaaaaaaaatttggaagtgaaaattttctattttcaaaatttaataaattttgtttaaaatttaaaaaaataaaaaataaaaatagagttaccaaacgctattttatatttaattgtcaaatttttaattaattaaataaaaaactgtttttttaatGGTTACCAAACAGCACCTATATGTTtgctctataaatatatatatattttgttggaGATTTAAGTTTTAAGGAGCTTATTGTTACGTGCAATTGAAGCTTGTTTATTTGTTATtggatatttaaattttaaaagaatATTTTATTTCAATACTTATGTGATTTATTGgttatgagaaaaaaatatatatgtattttaatgaaaattataaaataaattagcaCTATTGCAGATTGGATTGAATTTGAGTTGTTATGCAGATTTgacttaaaatataaaatatgcatTAACTTAATGCAGATCTGATAAATTATAAGCAAAATAGtataaattagattaaatgaacACACTAACAAGAATGCCATGAAAAGTCATGGGTTGCACAGTCCCATCCCTCAATCAAAAAGAGGAAAGAGAATAGAAGCTTTGAGAAGGAACGTTGTGATTGTTGTTCTTGTTGGTATGGAATATGACGACACAACTTTGCTCGATATAACATGACTACAATATAAGGGTGCTCAGGATCTAAACTAATCCAATTACCCCGAACCAATCCAAATAAATCCAATTACAAAAAATTGGATATTCAATTACAATTTGATTGAATTGGATTTGATTTGAAAAGTTAGATGTTAATTGGATTAGATCAGTTGTTGGATGACATTCTGCAAATGCAATTAGGAATCGATGCAATCCAaccttaattaaaaaatatatttaattatgttaGTTTATATTGGTTTTCCTTTAGTAAATGTTGTTATTCTTTTGTTTTGATGTTATGTTAGTACTTTGGagatattattgttgttattttcaTGCTATATTAGTACTTTAGTTATTAGTTTGAAACTTgctagttttaaattttaataattgtgCTGTAAGCTTAATATTTCACTTATAAATGCATCATGCATCATGTTAAGGATAATTTTAAGGtcttaatataatattattactaAACATCGTTAGTTTTtcgtatgattttttttatacttttttacttgttaatctttttaatattaaaatttaaggtaagagataaaaaaaaacatgaatAAAAAAACTGATCCAATTTAATTATAATTGAATTGGATTGGATTAGATTTTGAAGCCAAATTGGATTGGATGCTTATTTTCAATATCCAACTTTTAATTGTATTGGAGTGATTAGTGACAAAAATATTGAATTGGATCGGATGAACACCCTACTACaatattaataaatgtgacaCAAATTTAATTTATTGTACAATGAGTTTTTGATAAACTATGTTACCTAAAAATATCCATAACCATATGATTGGAATATAAAGATACATAGAGTGACACAACAGGGAAATCAACCATAAGCAAAAATTATCAACCAACAACACTCCACAAATATTTGATGTACTTTTTGGATAGAGACTCACTTCAAATACTAACTTATATTACGAATGCTACGAAACCAGGTAAGCATACATCTCTTCTTAATACACAGCATTCTCGAACACAAAACAATAATAGTAacaaagaatgaaaataaaaatacatgTTTGTTGTCTAGACTGAAACTAGAGTCTTCAAACATTGGGTAGAAAATTTGTGGCCAATCACCTTTCCACGAAAATGAACTTTCCTAATTTGTTGAGAATAAACATTGTATGATACAAATTCATTCATATCAGCTAACAAAAAAAGCTCATCATCCTTCCAAAATTCAAAAGGCGAATACTGCGGTTGTAGTGGCCCAGTTATGAGACACTTGATCCAATGGGTATTAGCAAAACCTTTATCAACACTATCAACCAACACCCACAACTCGTAAAGACTTGAGTCCCAGTTGAGTTCAGTGGCAACGAAAAGGGCAACCGATTGGTTCCACTCTCCCAATCTCAATCTTTCTCTATTACAATTACATTTTTGCTGGACTTCGTGATAAGGAATTGGTATTCTACAAAATATCTCAGCAGACATATCAAAAGAAAGAATCACACCCTCATTTCTTGTTTGATAAAGCCAATAGTAAGCACCTTTACAGTACATTCCCTTGAcattgtgatttaatatatcttcTAATACATCAAACTTAATCACTCTCCAGCTGGAAGAATTAGTTCCTAGAGTGTGCACCATAGCTACGGTGTCCCCACAATCTTTATTATAAAAAATCTTAACATACTTGTAAACATTAGATTTGGCATCATACCCAAAACCACATCCCAATAACTTTTTCAAGGGAAAGGCGGGTCCCCGAAGTAACTTAAACTTTCTGAGTGTTGGGTTATACAAAATAGATGATGTGCTTTTGCTACGATCAAACACGTGAATGATGCCATTACAATGGGAGACTTCTATAAACCGAGGTAAGTTCTCACCTTTCTTTATACTTTCAGAGGAGTTTTCACTTGTTCGATAACACAACAAAAGTAGTCATCGTTGTCCACGGTGTTACCATCATCGCCCTCACAAACAGTAACTGTTGAAAAAATATTGTACCCGATAATGGAGATCATCTTGGCATTTTTGCGATTACAAACAAGGTCAAGGTGTTTGTTTATGAATGAGGGGTCACTAATCAGATGAAACCAGGTCTTACAAACGTGCTTACAATCTCTTAAAGAGTCAGCATCCAAACTCAATAAAATTTGCTCAACAACATGTTCTGGAAtcaggcaaaatctatttatttcCTCTGCTGCACCTGTTTCAAATTCAATCTCTAATTACAACATCCTCAACACTCAGACCTGATatacatttttcattaaaagaaaacTACAATTGAATTAAATTAAGCATCGGTGTAGTCTATATTCAACTATTCAatccttgaaaaaaaaaaagacaaagcTTTTCATTTGCATAAACATAAAACTAACATTAATATAGAACATTAGTTTGTAGAATTAGGtcctgagagagagagagagagaaagacgtACCTTGATTATTAAGACAGAGTCGCTTGGCCTCCGGAGTTTGATCACAGTTACTAATCCCAAGCATAAGAGACTCTTCTTCACCACCAGAGCAATCCCTATCAGTACCAGTACTCGTACCACTGTGAGTGAGGCCGTTCTCTAAAACCAGAGGCGGTGGATGAGGCTTTAAGGCTTTCGGAACATCTGCTGTAGCATCCACCGAATCAGTGTTGATCTTTTCATCCGAATCTAGGGTTTCAGGTAACGGGGGTAGAGCAAGAAGATTTTCGCCCAAAACACCCATTGATGGAAACTTCTAATGCCTCTGAGTCAGGGAGTGCAGCCGCAAATCTACTACGCTGAAAACCCTAAACATTGAGATTTGATACATAAAAAATAATGTAAGTTTGAGTGTAACATATCCATTATTGGCGGTTTTAGTGGGATTTTTTTTTGCTCTTGCTAATTTTCAATGGGAAATTTTACAATATATGCACTATAACATAGCTAATTTCTTTAAAATACGAACATAACTTATTCTCCTAAATATgtcatttctaattttttttttgacaaaatcaCCCCTAACAGTAAACACTCCCATCCCAATCGTATTTTTTCATTTCCCTCTCAGTGAAATTTTCTCTCATACCTCACATTCTCACTATCTCCCAGTCGAAACTCTCCCAGGCCACCATCTTCTCCATCGCCGACAATGGTAAGtttgtttctatgttttttttttttttttttaaatttgaatcatAATGTATAAAATCGATGAAATGAGTTTGATTTTAATCTCTATTTTGCAAAAATGTAGTTTTAAATGGGTTTGATTCTATGTGCATCATTTTGGAAGATTGTGTTTAAGTTCTGCAAAAATTTTGTGGCTCGATGTCATTCGATTCCACATCGATGTCATTTTCGATGCTTAATCAATGGTAATTCG from the Humulus lupulus chromosome X, drHumLupu1.1, whole genome shotgun sequence genome contains:
- the LOC133804111 gene encoding uncharacterized protein LOC133804111 codes for the protein MVHTLGTNSSSWRVIKFDVLEDILNHNVKGMYCKGAYYWLYQTRNEGVILSFDMSAEIFCRIPIPYHEVQQKCNCNRERLRLGEWNQSVALFVATELNWDSSLYELWVLVDSVDKGFANTHWIKCLITGPLQPQYSPFEFWKDDELFLLADMNEFVSYNVYSQQIRKVHFRGKVIGHKFSTQCLKTLVSV
- the LOC133804110 gene encoding uncharacterized protein LOC133804110, whose translation is MGVLGENLLALPPLPETLDSDEKINTDSVDATADVPKALKPHPPPLVLENGLTHSGTSTGTDRDCSGGEEESLMLGISNCDQTPEAKRLCLNNQGAAEEINRFCLIPEHVVEQILLSLDADSLRDCKHVCKTWFHLISDPSFINKHLDLVCNRKNAKMISIIGYNIFSTVTVCEGDDGNTVDNDDYFCCVIEQVKTPLKV